One region of Acidovorax sp. T1 genomic DNA includes:
- a CDS encoding LON peptidase substrate-binding domain-containing protein: MTQPLTLSSLPLFPLHSVLFPGGVLALRVFEVRYLDMVRKCHHAGAPFGVVVLTQGQEVRHAGAPDELFHDIGTLAVIEKIDNPQPGLITLLCRGSQRFRITQRSHLPHGLWVADVEQLAADMPVQIPEDLLATATALAQVLASLRERYNDAATAASPTPAQLSDCGWVANRWCELLPIPLELKQQLMELDNPLVRLELVGDVLERTGIAPP; this comes from the coding sequence ATGACACAACCCCTCACCCTGTCCTCCCTTCCGCTGTTTCCGCTCCATTCCGTGCTGTTTCCTGGCGGAGTGCTGGCGCTGCGCGTGTTCGAGGTGCGCTACCTCGACATGGTGCGCAAATGCCACCATGCAGGCGCCCCCTTTGGCGTCGTGGTGCTCACGCAGGGCCAAGAGGTGCGCCATGCGGGCGCGCCCGACGAGCTATTCCACGACATCGGCACCCTGGCCGTGATCGAGAAGATCGACAACCCGCAGCCCGGGTTGATCACCCTGCTGTGCCGCGGCAGCCAGCGTTTTCGCATCACCCAGCGCAGCCATTTACCCCACGGCCTGTGGGTCGCCGATGTGGAGCAACTGGCCGCAGACATGCCCGTGCAGATTCCCGAGGATCTTTTGGCAACGGCAACAGCCCTCGCCCAGGTGCTGGCGTCCCTGCGCGAGCGCTACAACGATGCCGCAACGGCCGCCTCTCCAACCCCCGCTCAACTGTCCGACTGCGGCTGGGTCGCCAACCGCTGGTGTGAACTGCTGCCCATCCCCCTGGAACTCAAGCAGCAGCTGATGGAACTTGACAACCCCCTGGTCCGACTGGAACTGGTGGGCGATGTGCTGGAACGCACCGGAATTGCGCCTCCATAG
- a CDS encoding YggT family protein: MLYQIASFLLDVIGGLLTGACLLRLYMQWQRVSFSNPVGGLVFALTDWLIMPLRRVIPPVGRWDVSSLVAAVLLQLVQYFLLTLLLGAASAWAWLPWLALFGLARVAVSGLIGLLIVFAVMSWVQARSPLADVIARLCEPILRPFRRVIPLVGGIDLSPLVVLVLLQVVMIVLGHLQASVLR, from the coding sequence ATGCTCTACCAGATCGCCTCTTTCCTGCTCGACGTCATTGGTGGCCTGCTGACCGGGGCTTGCCTTTTGCGCCTGTACATGCAGTGGCAGCGTGTTTCGTTCTCGAATCCGGTCGGTGGGCTGGTTTTTGCGCTGACGGACTGGCTCATCATGCCGCTGCGCCGGGTGATTCCGCCCGTGGGGCGCTGGGATGTGTCGAGCCTGGTGGCCGCCGTGCTGCTGCAACTGGTGCAGTATTTCTTGCTCACATTGCTGCTGGGCGCCGCATCGGCATGGGCCTGGCTGCCGTGGCTGGCATTGTTCGGCCTGGCGCGCGTGGCGGTGTCGGGGCTGATCGGCTTGCTGATTGTCTTCGCCGTGATGTCGTGGGTGCAGGCGCGCTCACCCTTGGCCGATGTGATTGCACGGTTGTGCGAGCCCATCTTGCGGCCGTTTCGCCGCGTCATTCCGCTGGTGGGCGGCATCGATCTGTCGCCGCTGGTGGTGCTGGTGCTGCTGCAGGTCGTGATGATCGTGCTGGGCCATTTGCAGGCCAGCGTTTTGCGGTGA
- the accD gene encoding acetyl-CoA carboxylase, carboxyltransferase subunit beta produces MSWLEKLLPAKIQQTDPTERRQVPEGLWIKCPSCETVLYKADLEQNQNVCPHCSHHHRIGARARLNTFLDPEGRYEIGQEVLPVDALKFKDSRKYPERLKEALENTGETDALIVMGGAVKSINLVVACFEFDFMGGSMGSVVGERFVRGVETAIEQKVPFLCFTATGGARMQEGLLSLMQMAKTNAALTRLAKKGLPYISVLTDPTMGGVSAGFAFVGDIVIAEPKALIGFAGPRVIESTVRVTLPEGFQRAEFLQTKGAVDFICDRRELRNTVASSLAMLQRLPADAVM; encoded by the coding sequence ATGTCTTGGCTCGAAAAACTTCTGCCCGCCAAAATCCAGCAAACCGACCCTACCGAGCGCCGCCAGGTGCCCGAAGGTCTGTGGATCAAGTGCCCGAGCTGTGAAACAGTGCTCTACAAGGCCGATCTGGAGCAAAACCAGAACGTCTGCCCCCACTGCAGCCACCACCACCGCATCGGTGCACGGGCCCGGCTGAACACCTTTCTGGACCCCGAAGGCCGCTACGAAATCGGCCAGGAAGTGCTGCCCGTGGACGCGCTCAAGTTCAAGGACAGCCGCAAATATCCCGAGCGCCTGAAGGAAGCATTGGAAAACACCGGTGAGACCGACGCCCTCATCGTCATGGGCGGCGCGGTCAAAAGCATCAACCTGGTGGTGGCCTGCTTCGAGTTCGACTTCATGGGCGGCAGCATGGGCAGCGTGGTGGGCGAACGCTTTGTGCGCGGCGTGGAAACCGCCATCGAGCAGAAAGTGCCGTTTCTCTGCTTCACCGCCACCGGTGGCGCGCGCATGCAGGAAGGCCTGCTGTCGCTCATGCAGATGGCCAAGACCAACGCGGCCCTGACCCGCCTGGCCAAGAAGGGCCTGCCCTACATCAGCGTGCTGACCGACCCGACCATGGGCGGCGTGAGCGCCGGTTTTGCCTTTGTGGGCGACATCGTGATTGCCGAGCCCAAGGCCTTGATCGGCTTTGCCGGCCCCCGCGTGATCGAATCCACTGTGCGCGTGACGCTGCCCGAGGGCTTTCAGCGTGCCGAGTTCCTGCAGACCAAGGGCGCCGTGGACTTCATCTGCGACCGCCGCGAGCTGCGCAACACCGTAGCCAGCAGCCTGGCCATGCTGCAACGCCTGCCTGCCGACGCGGTGATGTGA
- the trpA gene encoding tryptophan synthase subunit alpha translates to MSRIESTFSALKAQGRKALIPYVTAGFPFADITPALMHGMVEAGADVIELGVPFSDPMADGPVIQKAGEKALGLGIGMVQVLNHVREFRKRNNTTPVVLMGYANPVERYDQQHGTDSFVRDAAAAGVDGVLVVDYPPEECEAFAASLRAHGMDLIFLLAPTSTDERMAQVARVASGYVYYVSLKGVTGSGALDTAAVEQMLPRIRQHVHIPVGVGFGIRDAATAQAIGKVADAVVIGSRIIQLIEYQEHAKVVPITIDFLRGIRKALDA, encoded by the coding sequence ATGAGCCGAATCGAATCCACGTTTTCCGCACTCAAGGCCCAGGGCCGCAAGGCGCTCATTCCTTATGTGACCGCCGGTTTCCCGTTTGCCGACATCACCCCCGCCCTCATGCACGGCATGGTCGAGGCCGGTGCCGACGTGATTGAGCTGGGCGTGCCGTTCTCCGACCCCATGGCCGACGGCCCGGTGATCCAGAAGGCGGGCGAAAAGGCCCTCGGCCTGGGCATTGGCATGGTGCAGGTGCTGAACCATGTGCGTGAATTCCGCAAGCGCAACAACACCACGCCCGTGGTGCTGATGGGCTATGCCAACCCCGTGGAGCGCTACGACCAGCAACACGGCACCGATAGCTTCGTGCGCGATGCGGCTGCGGCTGGCGTCGATGGCGTGCTCGTCGTGGACTACCCGCCCGAGGAATGCGAAGCCTTTGCCGCCAGCCTGCGCGCACACGGCATGGACCTGATCTTCCTGCTGGCCCCCACCAGCACCGACGAGCGCATGGCCCAGGTGGCCCGCGTGGCCAGCGGCTATGTGTATTACGTGTCGCTCAAGGGTGTCACAGGTTCTGGCGCACTCGACACCGCTGCGGTGGAGCAGATGCTGCCCCGCATCCGCCAGCATGTGCACATCCCCGTGGGCGTGGGCTTTGGCATCCGCGATGCCGCCACGGCCCAGGCGATCGGCAAGGTGGCCGACGCCGTGGTGATCGGCAGCCGCATCATCCAGCTGATCGAATACCAGGAACACGCCAAGGTGGTGCCCATCACGATCGACTTCCTGCGCGGCATCCGAAAAGCGCTCGACGCATAA
- the trpB gene encoding tryptophan synthase subunit beta has translation MNSYQQPDSSGHFGPYGGSFVSETLTHAIQELREAYARYQHDPEFLAEFHYELKHFVGRPSPVYHAARTSREMGGAQIYLKREDLNHTGAHKINNVIGQAMLAKRMGKPRIIAETGAGQHGVATATICARYGLECVVYMGAEDVKRQSPNVYRMKLLGATVVPVESGSKTLKDALNEAMRDWVANVDNTFYIIGTVAGPHPYPMMVRDFQSVIGKECIVQMPEMLAAQKAATKTSTLQPDVVVACVGGGSNAMGIFYPYIPFEKTRLIGVEAAGEGLESGKHSASLQKGSSGVLHGNRTFILQDANGQITETHSISAGLDYPGVGPEHAWLQEIGRAEYVGITDQEALAAFHYLCRTEGIIPALESSHAVAYAMKLAKTMRPDQSILVNLSGRGDKDIGTVADLSGADFYCRPSCQGQSVKGGEQTIKVVQ, from the coding sequence ATGAATTCCTACCAGCAACCTGACTCCTCGGGCCACTTTGGCCCCTACGGCGGCAGCTTCGTCAGCGAGACGTTGACCCACGCCATCCAGGAACTGCGCGAGGCCTATGCCCGCTACCAGCACGACCCCGAGTTCCTGGCCGAGTTCCACTACGAGCTCAAGCACTTCGTGGGTCGCCCCTCGCCCGTGTACCACGCAGCGCGCACCAGCCGCGAGATGGGCGGCGCGCAGATTTATCTCAAGCGCGAAGACCTCAACCACACCGGCGCCCACAAGATCAACAACGTGATCGGCCAGGCCATGCTCGCCAAACGCATGGGCAAGCCGCGCATCATTGCCGAAACCGGCGCCGGCCAGCACGGCGTGGCCACGGCCACCATCTGCGCCCGCTATGGCCTCGAATGCGTGGTGTACATGGGGGCGGAAGACGTCAAGCGCCAAAGCCCCAACGTGTACCGCATGAAGCTGCTGGGCGCCACCGTGGTACCCGTCGAGTCGGGCAGCAAGACGCTGAAAGACGCACTCAACGAAGCCATGCGCGACTGGGTGGCCAACGTGGACAACACCTTCTACATCATCGGCACGGTGGCGGGCCCCCACCCCTACCCCATGATGGTGCGCGACTTCCAGAGCGTGATCGGCAAGGAATGCATCGTGCAGATGCCCGAAATGCTGGCCGCCCAGAAGGCAGCCACAAAGACCTCCACTTTGCAGCCCGATGTGGTGGTGGCCTGCGTGGGCGGCGGCAGCAATGCCATGGGCATCTTCTACCCCTATATTCCGTTTGAAAAGACCCGCCTGATTGGCGTGGAGGCTGCGGGCGAGGGGCTGGAATCGGGCAAGCACTCGGCATCGCTGCAAAAGGGCAGCTCGGGCGTGCTGCATGGCAACCGCACCTTCATCCTGCAGGATGCCAATGGCCAGATCACCGAAACCCACAGCATCAGCGCAGGCCTGGACTACCCCGGCGTGGGCCCCGAGCACGCCTGGCTGCAAGAGATCGGGCGTGCCGAATATGTCGGCATCACCGACCAGGAAGCGCTGGCCGCCTTCCACTACCTGTGCCGCACCGAAGGCATCATCCCCGCGCTGGAATCCAGCCACGCCGTGGCCTACGCCATGAAGCTGGCCAAGACCATGCGCCCCGACCAGTCGATTCTGGTCAACCTCTCGGGCCGTGGCGACAAGGACATCGGCACCGTGGCCGACCTCAGCGGCGCCGATTTTTACTGCCGCCCCAGCTGCCAGGGGCAGTCCGTCAAGGGCGGCGAGCAAACCATCAAGGTGGTCCAATGA
- the truA gene encoding tRNA pseudouridine(38-40) synthase TruA has product MRPIDPDTPQDTDPGTLSRVAMGVAYNGQRYSGWQSQLSGNTIQDHLEAALGRFATHQVSTLCAGRTDAGVHGLMQVVHFDTPLHRPASSWVRGTNTFLPADIAVQWAQPVPKDFHARASATARRYAYVLLQSPVRPSVDAGRVGWVFYPLDHAAMLQAAQQLLGEHDFTSFRASACQAKSPVKTLQRIDITRRQSDMAAPSEGFAPCYWRFEFEANAFLHHMIRNIMGCLIAVGQGKKPPQWIGEVLAARSRDAAAPTFSPDGLYFQGPVYEPHWGLPSRTAAYDWLP; this is encoded by the coding sequence ATGCGCCCCATCGATCCAGACACCCCGCAAGACACCGACCCAGGCACTCTCTCCAGGGTGGCCATGGGGGTGGCCTACAACGGCCAGCGTTACAGCGGCTGGCAAAGCCAGTTGTCGGGCAACACCATCCAGGATCATCTCGAAGCGGCCTTGGGCCGCTTTGCCACGCACCAGGTCAGCACGCTGTGCGCGGGCCGCACCGATGCGGGGGTGCACGGCCTCATGCAGGTCGTTCACTTTGATACGCCACTGCACCGCCCGGCGTCGTCGTGGGTGCGCGGCACCAACACCTTTTTGCCAGCGGATATTGCGGTGCAATGGGCCCAGCCGGTGCCCAAAGATTTTCACGCGCGTGCCAGCGCGACTGCGCGGCGCTATGCCTATGTGCTGCTGCAGTCGCCCGTGCGCCCCAGCGTCGATGCGGGCCGCGTGGGCTGGGTGTTCTACCCGCTCGACCACGCCGCCATGTTGCAGGCCGCGCAACAGTTGCTGGGTGAACACGACTTCACCTCCTTCCGGGCTTCGGCTTGCCAGGCCAAGTCGCCCGTCAAGACCTTGCAGCGCATCGACATCACGCGCAGGCAATCCGACATGGCAGCGCCGTCCGAAGGCTTTGCACCCTGCTACTGGCGCTTCGAGTTCGAGGCCAACGCCTTTCTGCACCACATGATTCGCAACATCATGGGTTGCCTGATTGCCGTGGGCCAGGGCAAAAAGCCCCCGCAATGGATCGGCGAGGTGCTGGCTGCGCGCTCCCGAGATGCGGCAGCCCCCACCTTTTCACCCGATGGCCTGTATTTTCAGGGCCCCGTCTATGAACCCCACTGGGGCCTGCCCAGCCGCACGGCTGCGTATGATTGGCTGCCATGA